Proteins found in one Pseudomonas sp. P8_241 genomic segment:
- a CDS encoding DUF971 domain-containing protein yields the protein MNPLSVGNSPSTGQLRLNWPDGREQRLDHAELRRQCPCSQCRAFRVQGLTPRVDARVRVTELNPQGYGLQLVFSDGHERGIYPWAYLAQLNA from the coding sequence ATGAATCCGCTGTCGGTAGGGAATTCGCCAAGCACCGGGCAATTGCGCCTGAACTGGCCGGACGGTCGGGAACAACGGCTCGATCACGCCGAGCTGCGCCGCCAGTGTCCGTGTTCGCAATGCCGGGCGTTTCGTGTGCAGGGGCTGACGCCGAGGGTCGATGCGCGGGTTCGGGTCACCGAACTGAACCCGCAAGGCTATGGCCTGCAACTGGTATTCAGCGATGGGCACGAGCGGGGCATCTATCCCTGGGCCTATCTGGCACAACTGAATGCTTGA
- a CDS encoding DUF427 domain-containing protein, producing MKSTGPSPVITIAEQPGCLLVKFHGIQVAASARALVLLEANYPPVYYVPREDIDEKYYARTDHTSYCPYKGDANYFSLQVPGHEGANAVWSYENPKVSVDQIKGYVAFYPDQVKFELLDEEV from the coding sequence ATGAAAAGCACCGGTCCTAGCCCTGTCATCACCATCGCCGAGCAGCCTGGCTGCCTGTTGGTGAAGTTTCACGGAATCCAGGTGGCCGCTTCGGCGCGGGCGTTGGTACTGCTGGAGGCCAACTACCCGCCGGTTTACTACGTGCCACGCGAGGACATCGACGAGAAATATTACGCGCGCACCGACCACACCAGCTATTGCCCCTACAAGGGCGACGCCAACTATTTCAGCTTGCAGGTGCCGGGGCATGAAGGTGCCAATGCGGTGTGGAGCTACGAGAACCCCAAGGTGTCCGTCGATCAGATTAAAGGATATGTGGCGTTCTACCCGGATCAAGTGAAGTTCGAGTTGCTCGACGAAGAGGTTTGA